A single genomic interval of Penicillium psychrofluorescens genome assembly, chromosome: 2 harbors:
- a CDS encoding uncharacterized protein (ID:PFLUO_004085-T1.cds;~source:funannotate), protein MPSPASPEDAPMLTSAADADPASSRWARVWEKLTAPFSGADPRVCIAFWLFGLVNNVLYVIILSAAQDLVGGDVPKGVILVAAIIPAFATKLTAPYFIYLVPYAVRIVIFVFLSTIGMLVVALSPSSTDSSSIASKISGIILASFSAGGGELSFMALTHFYGPFSLASWSSGTGAAGLVGAGVYALATSLMGFSVRTTLLASACLPLAMAFGFFVVLPRGVLQAESAQDGCTAVERGELLAEDGLDGEDADTESDGLLGVAVHSTDSHKDIRVNEASSWWEHVQTSLKRMRKLFLPFMVPLLIVFIAEYVINQGVYPTLLFPLRDSPFSHFRSFYPAYNAVYQIGAWVSRSSTPFLRIHNVYIPALLQVVNLLLFTLQALFSFIPNVWLVFFIIFWEGLLGGIVYVNTFAEIGERVPLEVREFSLGATTVSDSAGICIAGFLSMGWEVWLCDWQIAHGRDWCRKL, encoded by the exons ATGCCGTCGCCCGCGTCCCCCGAGGACGCCCCGATGCTGACCTCCGCCGCTGACGCAGACCCAGCATCGTCGCGATGGGCTCGCGTCTGGGAGAAGCTGACAGCGCCCTTTAGCGGTGCAGACCCGCGAGTCTGCATTGCCTTCTGGCTATTTG GCCTGGTCAACAACGTGCTCTACGTGATCATCCTCTCCGCGGCGCAAGACCTAGTCGGCGGCGACGTGCCCAAAGGAgtcatcctcgtcgcggCCATTATCCCCGCCTTCGCAACCAAGCTCACAGCCCCGTACTTCATTTACCTTGTGCCCTACGCAGTCCgcatcgtcatcttcgtaTTCCTCTCCACAATCGGTATGCTCGTCGTGGCACTGAGCCCCAGCTCAACCGACTCCTCTTCCATCGCCAGCAAGATCTCGGGAATTATCCTGGCGAGTTTCTccgctggcggaggcgaGCTCAGCTTTATGGCCCTGACCCATTTCTACGGGCCGTTTAGTCTTGCTTCGTGGAGTAGCGGAACGGGTGCGGCGGGACTCGTGGGTGCGGGTGTTTATGCGCTTGCTACTTCGCTGATGGGCTTCTCGGTGCGCACGACGCTGCTGGCCTCGGCTTGTTTGCCTCTTGCTATGGCTTTTGGGTTCTTTGTCGTGCTACCGCGCGGGGTGCTACAGGCGGAGTCTGCGCAGGATGGATGTACTGCCGTCGAGCGCGGGGAATTACTCGCGGAGGATGggctggatggcgaggacgCTGATACAGAGAGCGATGGGCTGCTCGGCGTAGCGGTCCATTCAACAGACAGCCATAAGGATATCCGGGTGAACGAGGCCTCGTCCTGGTGGGAGCATGTTCAGACCAGCTTGAAGCGCATGCGGAAGCTGTTTCTGCCATT CATGGTCCCCTTGCTGATCGTCTTTATCGCCGAGTACGTGATCAACCAGGGTGTATACCCGACCCTACTCTTCCCCCTGCGCGACTCACCCTTCTCTCACTTCCGCTCTTTCTATCCTGCCTACAACGCCGTCTATCAGATAGGCGCTTGGGTATCGCGGTCATCGACTCCATTCCTGCGCATTCACAACGTCTACATCCCCGCGTTGCTGCAGGTGGTCAATCTGCTGCTCTTCACGCTCCAGGCGCTCTTCAGTTTCATTCCCAATGTTTGGCTGGttttcttcatcatcttctggGAGGGATTGCTCGGCGGCATTGTGTATGTCAACACCTTTGCCGAAATTGGTGAGCGTGTGCCCCTTGAGGTGCGGGAGTTTTCGCTCGGTGCCACTACCGTCAGTGACTCGGCGGGCATCTGTATTGCGGGCTTCCTGAGTATGGGGTGGGAAGTGTGGTTGTGCGATTGGCAGATTGCGCATGGGCGGGACTGGTGCCGCAAGCTGTGA
- a CDS encoding uncharacterized protein (ID:PFLUO_004086-T1.cds;~source:funannotate), producing MIDHVLGRPSTRFRKTQVLAVVSFWSLYLWRAHRHGPPLLRSISSRLSGQLTTWQTTVIIFLYLYVSRNFAKIVGLESPEPLSNLYSRSFFRATWIATGLDAGFWTAMKIKPKWLRDLASLVFTVYYLIAAERADDKVRRVRATLTVEHLRVAWNKATTPYLWAMAKLVRPRLTRYSPRAIRIPRPAQSVHTEPVNAWLYFDGPLSALREQTCLVLDVPGGGFVAMSPRNSEDKLLAWAGQLKVPILSIDYKKAPEYAYPYALHECYDVYHAIVRSSGRCMGLSGETRPRVVVTGESAGGNLAVGMVLMALQSAMAQGWQGDDVLPRPDGVVLAYPALNMQVASWMTDEQMSLIQDKSSSHTNRSVLERKRDQYRKLTPFTSPGHSVEALTELAPSNGEQKDKQPDVPSEVAKSLEERIKKSDILAAQKTDEVKPLRTRLAVSSMISYVHDRILTPEMMRAMIILYIGPHHRPDFNTDFWLSPVLAPDALLARFPKTYILTGERDPLVDDTVIFAGRLRQAKLNQFRERQDLGLEKSQRQFHEKDHVEVSLIPGVSHGFMQMAGFFPEGWKYIHRSAKWIEDLFDAAWKRSPQSSLLQSTNVSAINGPGGSLESTTRTDDTIYQRRNHYRSLTNESSGDEDRPLEMSIGKLTPMTQPANTEDSRLRPKKSRSQLQGRLTALNDKQAATKNFHLTHRAEYFSPEETNSAPESPVATRPRGRSISSLGSEEDILDRRMNGLAGGLMGLGERAQTPGPWE from the exons ATGATAG ACCACGTCCTGGGCAGACCCTCCACCCGATTCCGCAAGACCCAAGTGCTCGCCGTGGTCTCTTTCTGGTCACTATATCTCTGGAG AGCCCACAGGCATGGGCCACCACTCCTCCGCTCCATCTCGTCCCGCCTGTCCGGCCAGTTGACGACCTGGCAGACAACAGTGATCATCTTCCTCTATCTATATGTCAGCCGCAACTTCGCCAAGATCGTCGGTCTGGAATCCCCCGAGCCGCTGTCCAATCTATACTCGCGCTCGTTCTTCCGCGCAACATGGATCGCTACCGGCCTCGACGCGGGCTTCTGGACCGCTATGAAGATCAAGCCCAAGTGGCTGCGTGATTTGGCGTCGCTCGTGTTTACGGTTTACTATCTCATCGCTGCGGAGCGTGCAGATGATAAAGTTCGTCGTGTGCGTGCCACCCTGACCGTGGAACATCTGCGCGTTGCATGGAATAAAGCGACTACGCCGTACCTGTGGGCGATGGCGAAGTTGGTGCGTCCGCGGCTGACGCGGTACTCGCCGCGGGCAATTCGGATTCCACGTCCTGCGCAGTCGGTTCATACCGAGCCTGTCAATGCGTGGTTGTACTTTGACGGACCGTTGAGTGCGTTGCGGGAACAGACATGCTTGGTGCTAGATGTTCCCGGCGGCGGGTTCGTGGCTATGAGTCCACGAAACTCCGAGGATAAACTACTTGCTTGGGCGGGACAGCTCAAAGTGCCCATTCTGAGCATTGATTACAAGAAGGCACCCGAATATGCATACCCGTATGCTCTGCACGAGTGCTACGATGTTTACCACGCCATCGTCCGTAGCTCCGGGCGCTGTATGGGGCTGAGTGGCGAGACTCGTCCGCGTGTGGTGGTCACTGGCGAAAGTGCCGGGGGCAATCTTGCAGTGGGGATGGTCTTGATGGCGCTGCAGTCGGCCATGGCACAGGGTTGGCAAGGCGACGATGTTCTCCCTCGACCTGATGGCGTTGTACTGGCGTATCCGGCACTGAATATGCAGGTTGCAAGCTGGATGACAGATGAGCAGATGTCGTTGATCCAGGATAAAAGCTCGAGCCATACGAACCGCAGTGTTCTTGAACGAAAACGGGATCAATACCGCAAGTTGACGCCTTTCACTTCGCCGGGTCACTCCGTTGAGGCCCTGACCGAGCTCGCTCCCTCAAATGGCGAGCAGAAAGACAAACAACCCGATGTACCAAGCGAGGTAGCCAAATCCCTCGAAGAGAGAATTAAGAAGAGTGATATCCTTGCCGCACAGAAGACAGACGAAGTGAAGCCCCTCCGGACCAGACTTGCCGTCTCATCAATGATCTCCTATGTCCACGACCGCATCCTCACGCCCGAAATGATGCGCGCCATGATTATCCTGTATATCGGACCACACCATCGTCCAGACTTCAACACAGATTTCTGGCTTTCTCCAGTCCTTGCCCCAGATGCGTTACTCGCCAGGTTCCCCAAAACGTACATTCTAACCGGCGAGCGCGATCCATTAGTCGACGATACGGTCATTTTTGCCGGCCGTTTGCGCCAGGCAAAACTGAATCAGTTCCGTGAACGCCAGGATCTGGGGTTGGAAAAGTCACAGCGCCAGTTCCATGAGAAGGACCACGTGGAAGTCTCCCTGATCCCGGGGGTATCGCATGGGTTTATGCAGATGGCCGGCTTCTTTCCCGAGGGTTGGAAGTATATCCATCGCAGTGCGAAGTGGATTGAAGATCTGTTCGATGCAGCCTGGAAACGGAGCCCACAGTCGAGTCTCCTCCAGTCGACGAATGTGTCTGCCATAAACGGGCCTGGAGGGTCACTAGAGTCGACCACGCGCACGGACGATACCATTTACCAGCGCAGAAATCACTACCGCAGCCTCACGAACGAATCATCAGGCGATGAGGATCGGCCTCTGGAAATGAGTATTGGCAAATTAACACCAATGACACAACCCGCAAACACGGAAGACTCTCGTCTCCGACCCAAGAAATCACGATCTCAGCTCCAGGGACGGCTGACGGCATTGAATGATAAGCAAGCTGCAACCAAGAATTTCCATTTAACTCACCGAGCCGAATACTTCTCTCCAGAAGAGACAAATAGCGCACCGGAGAGCCCGGTTGCAACCCGTCCCCGTGGACGAAGCATCAGTTCCCTGGGCAGtgaggaggatatcctcgATCGCAGGATGAACGGATTAGCGGGCGGATTAATGGGACTCGGCGAGAGGGCGCAGACACCTGGCCCATGGGAATGA
- a CDS encoding uncharacterized protein (ID:PFLUO_004087-T1.cds;~source:funannotate), translating to MTNYSPLGHASVAQTHHNLPTETSSITQNGWGRGYGTIRENSNGRLTPSLFGAKSPGVARIEAINAQLTRKDRFLIFIGIFLVGYAYGLDGQVRYTYQSYATSSFGQHSLLAAVNVVRSVIAVAAQPAAARIADVFGRFEIVGVSTAFYVVGTIIESSASSIEMFCVGTVTYQIGYTGILLLVEIILSDITSMRSRVLFSYLPAAPYIINTWISGNVTSAVLARTSWRWGIGMWAIIYSVCSLPLLWSLYYTGRRAQKSGALNNYPSPMQFLGMRRFGTDLLHQLDVIGIILIILAFGFILAPLTVAGGTALHWQKAYIIAPLAVGLLCMPAFILWEVKGARHPLTPFHLLKDRGVWGALAIRCLLNFSWYLQADYLYTVLIVAFDFTVTAATRVQSFYSFFGLISGLITGLIIYKVRRLKYFIVAGTCLFMAAYGLVLRFRGGASESSKAGVIGAQVLLGLAGGFFAYPTQASVQAATKHEHMAVLTGIYLASYNVGSALGTCVSGAIWTQMLYPTLEENLSFQSNATLAKAVYGSPFEVVPSYPIGTPERSAIIVSYRQVQKILCIAGICLVAPMIVLAFVLRNPRLSKEQSQPDAETDARGT from the coding sequence ATGACGAATTATTCCCCGCTGGGCCACGCCAGCGTTGCGCAAACCCACCATAATCTCCCCACAGAGACCTCCAGTATCACGCAAAACGGTTGGGGTCGAGGCTATGGGACTATCAGAGAGAATAGTAACGGTCGCCTCACGCCGTCATTATTTGGCGCCAAGTCTCCAGGAGTCGCCCGgatcgaggccatcaacGCCCAGCTGACGAGGAAAGACCGCTTTTTAATCTTCATCGGTATATTCCTCGTGGGATATGCCTATGGTCTCGACGGCCAAGTCCGATACACATACCAGTCCTATGCGACATCGAGCTTCGGCCAGCACTCCCTTCTCGCGGCGGTGAATGTGGTTCGCAGTGTCATCGCGGTCGCGGCTCAGCCCGCAGCTGCACGAATCGCCGATGTCTTTGGTCGGTTTGAGATTGTTGGGGTGTCGACAGCGTTCTATGTTGTTGGCACCATTATCGAAAGCAGTGCTTCATCCATAGAAATGTTTTGCGTTGGCACAGTGACCTACCAAATCGGATATACAGGCATTCTGTTGCTCGTCGAGATCATTCTTTCGGACATCACCTCGATGCGGTCAAGGGTGCTGTTCAGCTACCTCCCAGCCGCGCCATACATCATCAACACCTGGATCAGCGGCAACGTCACCTCCGCGGTACTGGCACGAACATCCTGGCGATGGGGCATAGGCATGTGGGCAATCATTTATTCGGTGTGCTCGCTGCCTCTTCTCTGGTCGTTATATTATACTGGACGTCGAGCCCAAAAGAGCGGTGCCCTGAATAACTACCCCAGTCCCATGCAATTTCTTGGGATGCGTCGATTTGGCACAGATCTCCTTCACCAGTTGGACGTGATCGGCATCATTCTGATCATCCTTGCTTTTGGGTTTATTCTTGCGCCGCTGACCGTCGCCGGTGGAACAGCTTTGCATTGGCAGAAAGCATATATCATTGCTCCCCTCGCCGTGGGCTTACTGTGTATGCCTGCGTTCATCCTCTGGGAGGTGAAAGGCGCAAGACATCCATTGACACCGTTCCATCTGCTGAAAGATCGTGGTGTCTGGGGTGCGCTCGCCATACGATGTTTGTTAAATTTCTCCTGGTATCTCCAGGCAGACTACCTCTACACTGTCCTAATTGTGGCCTTTGATTTTACTGTCACCGCCGCAACAAGAGTCCAATCCTTCTACTCATTTTTCGGTCTGATCAGCGGACTCATAACAGGCCTGATTATCTACAAAGTGCGGAGACTGAAATACTTCATTGTGGCCGGTACGTGTCTCTTCATGGCCGCATACGGCCTAGTCCTCCGTTTCCGAGGTGGTGCCTCCGAAAGCTCCAAAGCAGGTGTCATTGGAGCCCAGGTCCTcttgggtctggctggcggcttcttcgcatACCCAACCCAAGCATCCGTCCAAGCGGCCACAAAACACGAACACATGGCCGTTCTGACGGGGATCTACCTGGCGTCATATAACGTGGGAAGCGCACTGGGGACCTGTGTCTCCGGAGCAATCTGGACCCAGATGCTGTATCCAACGTTGGAAGAAAACCTCTCGTTCCAGTCCAACGCAACACTCGCCAAGGCTGTTTACGGGTCTCCGTTCGAGGTTGTTCCTTCGTATCCGATCGGGACACCGGAGAGGAGTGCCATAATTGTGAGCTACAGACAAGTTCAGAAGATTCTTTGCATAGCGGGTATTTGTCTTGTGGCGCCGATGATTGTGCTGGCTTTTGTTCTGAGGAATCCGCGGTTATCGAAGGAGCAGAGCCAGCCGGATGCGGAGACAGATGCGAGAGGTACATAG
- a CDS encoding uncharacterized protein (ID:PFLUO_004088-T1.cds;~source:funannotate), which yields MSNSSGINGPAIFVAQYISDEAPFNTLEGIAEWAARLGYKGIQIPVDERLINIQRAADDLSYCSALLDTLKRYDIQLTELSTHLQGQLIAVHPAYDILFDGFAPQDVRGDPPRREAWARNILFMAAKASKNLGLKAHATFSGALLWPYLYPWPQRPQSLVEKGFEELGTRWKPILDAFDEAGVDLCYEIHPGEDLHDGVSFERFLNAVNGHRRACILYDPSHFILQQLDYLRFVDIYHERIRIFHVKDAEFVPNGRQGVYGGYDSWTERAGRFRALGDGQVQFKGIFTRLIQHGYCGWAVLESECAFKDKMVCAEEGAAFIASHLFPLAKTSFDDFAGSGISDDQVSRILGIS from the coding sequence ATGTCCAACTCCAGCGGCATTAACGGCCCAGCGATCTTTGTCGCACAGTACATCTCCGATGAAGCCCCGTTTAACACTCTGGAAGGAATCGCCGAGTGGGCCGCACGCCTCGGGTATAAGGGGATCCAGATCCCTGTTGATGAACGGCTCATTAACATTCAGAGGGCCGCCGACGACTTATCCTACTGTTCGGCACTTTTAGACACTCTCAAACGCTATGACATCCAACTTACTGAGCTCTCCACACATCTTCAAGGACAGCTCATTGCGGTGCATCCTGCCTATGATATTCTCTTCGACGGCTTTGCTCCACAAGACGTCCGGGGAGATCCCCCGCGTCGCGAAGCATGGGCACGGAATATTCTTTTTATGGCAGCAAAGGCATCAAAGAACTTGGGGTTGAAAGCTCATGCAACGTTTAGTGGAGCACTGTTATGGCCATACCTGTACCCGTGGCCACAGAGACCGCAGTCATTGGTCGAGAAAGGGTTTGAGGAGCTCGGAACGCGCTGGAAGCCGATTCTGGACGCGTTTGACGAAGCAGGGGTTGACCTCTGTTATGAAATCCACCCGGGCGAGGATCTCCACGATGGAGTATCATTCGAACGGTTCCTGAACGCCGTGAATGGCCATAGACGAGCTTGCATCCTCTACGACCCCAGTCACTTCATTTTACAACAACTCGACTACCTCAGATTTGTGGATATTTACCATGAACGCATTAGAATCTTCCACGTCAAAGACGCCGAATTTGTGCCAAATGGTCGCCAAGGCGTTTATGGCGGGTATGATTCATGGACAGAACGGGCGGGTCGCTTCAGAGCTCTCGGAGACGGCCAAGTGCAATTCAAGGGGATTTTTACTCGACTGATCCAACATGGATATTGTGGGTGGGCTGTGCTGGAGTCGGAATGTGCGTTTAAGGATAAGATGGTGTGCGCGGAGGAGGGTGCGGCATTTATTGCGAGCCACCTCTTTCCTCTTGCCAAGACGAGTTTTGATGATTTTGCTGGGTCTGGTATCAGTGACGATCAGGTTAGCCGGATACTAGGAATATCCTAG